Proteins co-encoded in one Ziziphus jujuba cultivar Dongzao chromosome 9, ASM3175591v1 genomic window:
- the LOC107426832 gene encoding transcription factor bHLH84 — protein sequence MGVQGEWTSLSGIYTAEEADIMAQLLNNFSVPNEQDGDSSIGSLQTASWPGHELTMDMASGNNEGSNCTLEITNSNLYSFSSQGSSSYKYNTTNGSSILYPTPHKMLVTNNNCSTASTSIDFCMGLGDLQFTNSYLIGSGTDHYCLNQLGMSSDGDREEDYGNSDKPESVIPQQNLQVEKKSDMTESEHLMEVKVTTPSTKRSRTSSENVQSDKAKTKSKKSKKLVSTSKNIEEESLNGDQNGQSLSSCSSGDDSNASQDPSRSGGVTSSTLSLNESVPLNSTGKTRARRGSATDPQSLYARKRRERINERLKILQNLVPNGTKVDISTMLEEAVQYVKFLQLQIKLLSSDDLWMYAPIAYNGKDIGLDLKLTLAKE from the exons ATGGGAGTTCAGGGAGAATGGACATCTCTTAGTGGGATATACACAGCTGAGGAAGCAGATATCATGGCTCAGTTGCTTAACAATTTTTCAGTTCCGAACGAGCAAGACGGGGATTCAAGCATCGGATCCCTACAAACTGCTTCTTGGCCTGGCCATGAATTAACAATGGACATGGCTTCAGGCAATAATGAAGGTTCAAATTGTACTTTGGAAATTACTAATTCTAATTTGTACAGTTTCTCATCACAAGGAAGTAGTAgttataaatataatactaCTAATGGTAGTAGTATTCTTTATCCCACTCCTCACAAAATGTTGGTAACAAACAACAATTGCTCTACTGCTTCTACATCTATTGATTTCTGCATGGGATTGGGGGATTTGCAATTCACAAATTCCTATCTCATTGGATCAGGCACTGATCATTATTGCTTGAACCAATTAGGAATGAGCAGTGACGGAGACAGGGAAGAAGATTATGGTAATTCAGACAAGCCTGAATCTGTCATCCCACAACAAAATTTGCAGGTTGAAAAGAAAAGTGACATGACAGAATCAGAACACCTAATGGAAGTCAAGGTCACCACCCCATCTACGAAAAGATCTCGAACTTCATCAGAAAAT GTCCAATCCGACAAGGCTAAAACAAAGTCAAAGAAGAGCAAGAAACTAGTCTCAACTAGCAAGAATATTGAAGAAGAGAGCCTTAATGGTGATCAGAATGGACAGAGTTTAAGCAGTTGTTCCTCAGGAGATGACTCCAATGCCTCACAAGACCCGAGTAGATCAGGAGGGGTAACATCAAGTACTTTGAGTCTAAATGAATCTGTACCTCTCAATTCGACTGGAAAAACAAGAGCAAGAAGAGGATCAGCTACTGATCCTCAAAGCCTCTATGCAAGG AAAAGAAGAGAGAGGATAAATGAGAGGCTGAAAATCCTACAAAACCTTGTTCCTAATGGGACAaag GTTGATATTAGCACAATGCTTGAGGAAGCTGTCCAATATGTAAAATTCTTACAACTCCAAATTAAG CTGTTGAGCTCTGATGATCTGTGGATGTACGCTCCCATTGCTTACAATGGAAAAGACATTGGACTTGATCTGAAGCTTACATTGGCAAAGGAATAG
- the LOC107434644 gene encoding vacuolar-sorting receptor 3, whose amino-acid sequence MGFFASPKMELHGSAVRLFLGFLLLLLLLLTPLSNARFVVEKNNLRVTSPEKIRGTHDSAIGNFGIPQYGGSMAGAVVYPKENQKGCKEFTDFGISFKSKPGALPTFVLVDRGDCFFALKVWNAQKAGASAVLVADDIEEPLITMDSPEEDGSTAKYIENITIPSALIDKSFGETLKKAISSGDMVNVNLDWRESVPHPDDRVEYELWTNSNDECGVKCDMLMEFVKDFKGAAQILEKGGYTQFTPHYITWYCPQAFTLSKQCKSQCINHGRYCAPDPEQDFSSGYEGKDVVLENLRQLCVFKVANETKKAWIWWDYVTDFQIRCPMKDKKYNKECADAVIQSLGLDAKKIDKCMGDPNADSENPVLKEEQDAQVGKGSRGDVTILPTLVVNNRQYRGKLEKGAVLKAICSGFEETTEPAVCLSGDVETNECLDNNGGCWRDKRANITACKDTFRGRVCECPLVDGVKFKGDGYTTCEASGPGRCKINNGGCWHEARDGHAFSACTDDGEVKCRCPTGFKGDGVNSCVDIDECKERKACQCPECSCKNKWGSYDCSCSGDLLYIRDHDTCISKTAREPKSAWAAVWVIIIGLAMAGGGAYLVYKYRLRSYMDSEIRAIMAQYMPLDSQAEVPNHVDNEHERA is encoded by the exons atgggcTTTTTTGCCTCTCCGAAAATGGAGCTTCACGGATCAGCGGTGAGACTCTTTCTAgggtttttgttgttgttgttgttgctgttgacTCCGTTGTCGAATGCGAGATTTGTAGTGGAGAAGAACAACTTGAGGGTGACATCCCCAGAGAAAATCAGAGGCACCCATGACAGCGCCATTGGCAACTTTGGGATACCTCAGTATGGAGGTAGCATGGCTGGAGCTGTGGTGTACCCCAAAGAGAATCAGAAGGGCTGCAAGGAATTCACTGACTTTggaatttctttcaaatccaagCCCGGTGCTCTCCCTACCTTCGTTTTGGTCGATCGCGGAG ATTGCTTTTTTGCTCTGAAGGTCTGGAATGCCCAGAAGGCGGGGGCTTCTGCAGTTCTTGTTGCTGATGACATTGAGGAACCACTCATAACAATGGACTCACCTGAAGAAGATGGTTCAACCGCCAAATACATTGAGAATATCACAATTCCATCAGCACTCATTGATAAAAGTTTCGGTGAAACACTAAAGAAAGCTATCAGTTCTGGGGATATGGTCAATGTGAATCTTGACTGGAGAGAATCTGTCCCCCACCCAGATGATCGTGTGGAATATGAACTATGGACCAACAGTAATGATGAATGTGGTGTTAAGTGTGACATGTTGatggaatttgtgaaagattttAAGGGTGCAGCTCAGATTCTTGAGAAAGGTGGTTACACTCAATTCACACCTCATTACATAACTTGGTATTGTCCCCAAGCATTTACCTTGAGCAAGCAATGCAAGTCCCAGTGTATCAATCATGGAAGATACTGTGCTCCTGATCCTGAACAGGACTTCAGTTCCGGTTATGAAGGGAAAGATGTGGTTTTAGAAAACTTAAGGCAGCTATGTGTTTTTAAAGTGGCAAATGAGACCAAAAAGGCTTGGATCTGGTGGGACTATGTGACTGATTTTCAAATTAGATGTCCTATGAAGGAtaaaaaatacaacaaggaATGCGCTGATGCTGTCATTCAATCTCTTG GGCTTGATGCCAAAAAGATTGACAAGTGCATGGGCGACCCTAATGCAGACTCCGAAAACCCTGTTCTGAAAGAAGAGCAAGATGCACAA GTTGGGAAAGGATCAAGAGGTGACGTAACCATATTGCCTACCCTTGTTGTCAACAATCGACAATACCGAG GAAAGTTGGAGAAAGGTGCTGTCCTGAAGGCCATCTGTTCTGGTTTTGAAGAAACTACAGAGCCAGCAGTTTGTTTAAGTGGTG atgtGGAGACAAATGAATGCTTGGATAATAATGGAGGTTGCTGGCGAGATAAACGGGCCAATATTACTGCATGCAAG GATACATTCCGTGGGAGAGTATGTGAGTGCCCTTTGGTTGATGGAGTGAAATTCAAGGGAGATGGTTATACTACCTGTGAAG CAAGTGGACCTGGAAGGTGCAAGATAAATAATGGAGGCTGTTGGCATGAAGCCCGAGATGGGCATGCATTCTCTGCTTGTACA GATGATGGGGAGGTCAAATGCCGTTGTCCAACTGGCTTTAAAGGTGATGGAGTCAACAGTTGTGTAG ATATTGATGAATGCAAAGAGAGGAAAGCCTGTCAGTGTCCTGAGTGCAGCTGCAAAAACAAGTGGGGGAGCTATGACTGCAGTTGTAGTGGGGATCTATTGTATATCAGGGACCATGATACCTGCATAA GTAAGACTGCAAGGGAGCCAAAATCTGCTTGGGCTGCTGTTTGGGTCATTATAATTGGGTTGGCTATGGCTGGTGGAGGGGCCTATCTTGTGTACAAATACAGATTAAGG TCATACATGGATTCTGAAATCAGAGCCATAATGGCGCAGTATATGCCTCTGGACAGTCAAGCAGAAGTTCCAAATCATGTTGATAATGAGCATGAGCGTGCATGA